A genome region from Thalassococcus arenae includes the following:
- a CDS encoding Wzz/FepE/Etk N-terminal domain-containing protein — MNQFQTFEEVLSALRRRAWLVLLVAFIGSVLSVVYAMQQVKLYEAIAVVQIEDSSVPDQLAGASAATQDAARRVRLIEQRLMARDNLVRIMEKHDLFSDDPELSMNERIFRMRQSARIEEIINQAQVWQPNVRPSGLLITVTLDDPQKAADLANELMYSVIDQSRSRSFDRVRGTLDFFSIEERRVAEDIEKLESEIAEFKGINAEALPEGLASLREQLVAIREAELEFDQQIVALDTNASRARENVLSRQIALIEEQKRLLSERREQIETILARAPDVERDLGRLQRELTGLQEQYAVVTRRKAEAAMGQLLEDRQQTDRFEVLETALVPEHPVTRSRRQLALMGGVASLLAGLAAAFLIEMMNPAIRNAAQMERVLGIQPVVSIPRITTTRDKRRHSALVIGTVLAGLAVLWGAARFAGDRLPFTELLARLLPGLTRY; from the coding sequence ATGAATCAGTTCCAGACGTTCGAGGAGGTGCTTTCGGCGCTGCGCCGGCGTGCCTGGCTCGTGCTTTTGGTGGCGTTCATCGGCAGTGTCCTGTCGGTGGTCTACGCGATGCAGCAGGTCAAGCTCTACGAGGCGATCGCGGTCGTTCAGATCGAGGATTCCAGCGTGCCCGACCAGTTGGCCGGCGCCAGTGCCGCGACGCAAGACGCAGCACGGCGTGTGCGCCTGATCGAACAGCGCCTCATGGCCCGCGACAACCTTGTGCGGATCATGGAAAAGCACGACCTGTTCTCGGACGATCCGGAATTGTCGATGAACGAACGGATCTTCCGTATGCGCCAATCCGCCCGGATCGAAGAGATCATCAACCAGGCGCAGGTCTGGCAACCGAATGTCCGGCCTTCGGGCCTGCTGATCACCGTGACGCTGGACGATCCCCAAAAGGCGGCAGACCTGGCCAACGAACTGATGTATTCGGTCATCGACCAGTCGCGGTCGCGGTCGTTCGACCGGGTACGTGGGACACTGGATTTCTTCTCGATCGAAGAACGACGTGTCGCCGAGGACATCGAAAAGCTCGAGTCGGAAATCGCGGAGTTCAAGGGTATCAACGCAGAAGCCTTGCCCGAAGGATTGGCAAGCTTGCGCGAGCAACTGGTCGCGATCCGTGAGGCCGAACTGGAATTCGACCAGCAGATCGTCGCATTGGATACCAATGCCAGCCGAGCGCGCGAAAACGTTCTTTCCCGTCAGATCGCGTTGATCGAAGAGCAAAAGCGCCTGTTGAGCGAACGGCGGGAGCAGATCGAAACGATTCTTGCCCGCGCTCCGGATGTCGAGCGCGATCTGGGCCGTCTGCAACGCGAACTGACCGGATTGCAGGAGCAATATGCCGTTGTCACCCGCCGCAAGGCCGAGGCGGCGATGGGGCAACTGTTGGAGGACCGCCAACAAACCGATCGGTTCGAGGTGCTTGAAACCGCGCTGGTGCCGGAACATCCGGTGACGCGCAGCCGCCGGCAGCTTGCGCTGATGGGCGGCGTGGCCAGCCTGCTTGCGGGACTTGCTGCCGCCTTCCTGATCGAAATGATGAACCCCGCGATCCGCAATGCCGCGCAGATGGAACGGGTGCTGGGAATCCAGCCGGTCGTGTCTATCCCGCGGATAACGACAACCCGCGACAAACGAAGGCATAGCGCGCTGGTGATCGGGACAGTCTTGGCGGGATTGGCCGTGTTGTGGGGCGCCGCGCGCTTTGCCGGCGACAGGTTGCCGTTCACGGAACTGCTGGCTCGGTTGCTGCCGGGGTTGACGCGGTACTGA
- a CDS encoding 4'-phosphopantetheinyl transferase family protein, with translation MTDFADRTSLFDAEQDAMVHAVPRRIAEFAGGRQAARAALEGLGIDPRAIPMGPDRMPVWPQGVAASITHADRLCLAVAAWKSAIPILGVDLETAIPIPPQLVPEIASDADLDAYAPLPRGEAALRVFSAKEAAYKALYPEIREVAGFDAITLRRSGTALLAEPARAGPWHHHPAARALVIRQWWRGGHLLSLALPAA, from the coding sequence GTGACCGATTTTGCCGATCGTACGTCTCTTTTCGATGCCGAACAGGACGCAATGGTCCACGCCGTGCCGCGCCGGATCGCGGAATTCGCCGGTGGCCGGCAGGCGGCGCGCGCGGCCCTCGAAGGCCTTGGAATCGACCCGCGTGCGATCCCGATGGGCCCCGACCGCATGCCCGTGTGGCCTCAGGGCGTCGCGGCCAGCATTACGCATGCGGACCGGCTGTGCCTTGCGGTGGCTGCCTGGAAATCAGCAATCCCGATCCTGGGTGTCGATCTGGAAACCGCTATTCCGATCCCTCCGCAACTTGTGCCCGAGATCGCGTCGGATGCCGACCTTGATGCGTATGCGCCGCTGCCGCGCGGCGAAGCGGCGCTGCGCGTGTTTTCCGCAAAGGAAGCGGCCTACAAGGCGCTGTATCCCGAGATCCGCGAGGTTGCCGGTTTCGACGCCATCACGCTGCGGCGAAGCGGTACCGCTTTGCTGGCCGAACCTGCCCGCGCGGGGCCGTGGCACCATCATCCGGCCGCCCGAGCCCTGGTGATCCGGCAATGGTGGCGCGGCGGGCATCTCCTGTCCCTGGCGCTGCCGGCCGCTTGA
- a CDS encoding CpsD/CapB family tyrosine-protein kinase — translation MDREAKADAEAKRRAAAARKAEIETRQQEAAEAARHEAERLEAQAGDVAKISAAKRSDAAHSRKRAATPPPLTLTDPIDLTNGPDAQWRGLKSFTVRERHLELNRIITASRHNPAHAAFDVLRTRLLQALSDRGWKRVAITSPTQDCGKTFTAANLAISLSRQENCRTLLLDFDLRRPSLHSVMGFANPGSIGDMLRGATHPGDHLVRMGKNTIHAGRNIAFGFNDTTEPYAAELLQDPRTRQTLAAIERDMAPDVMLFDLPPALLYDDVIAFRPMFDGVLLVVGGGMSTDKEIKQVEHRLGEDTPLLGMVLNKAEGSSVKKYNY, via the coding sequence GTGGACCGTGAAGCGAAGGCCGATGCAGAGGCGAAGCGCCGCGCTGCCGCCGCCCGAAAAGCCGAGATCGAGACACGGCAGCAAGAGGCCGCGGAAGCGGCTCGGCACGAAGCCGAGCGGCTTGAAGCGCAGGCTGGTGATGTGGCCAAGATCAGCGCCGCCAAGCGCAGCGATGCCGCACATTCCCGAAAGCGGGCCGCGACACCGCCCCCGCTCACGCTGACCGATCCGATCGACCTTACTAATGGCCCGGATGCGCAATGGCGCGGTCTGAAATCGTTCACGGTGCGTGAACGGCATCTCGAGCTCAACCGGATCATCACCGCCAGCCGTCACAACCCGGCCCATGCGGCCTTTGACGTGTTGCGCACCCGGTTGCTCCAGGCCTTGTCCGATCGCGGCTGGAAGCGGGTCGCGATCACGTCGCCGACCCAGGATTGCGGCAAGACCTTTACCGCGGCCAACCTCGCAATCAGCCTGTCGCGGCAAGAAAACTGCCGCACGCTCCTTCTGGACTTCGACTTGCGACGGCCCAGTCTTCATTCCGTCATGGGTTTTGCGAACCCTGGCTCGATCGGTGACATGCTGCGCGGCGCGACCCACCCCGGCGACCATCTTGTCCGAATGGGCAAGAACACCATCCACGCCGGCCGCAACATCGCGTTCGGGTTCAACGACACGACAGAACCCTATGCCGCGGAATTGTTGCAAGACCCCAGAACCCGGCAGACCCTGGCCGCGATCGAGCGGGACATGGCGCCCGATGTCATGTTGTTCGACCTGCCGCCCGCACTGCTCTATGACGATGTGATCGCCTTTCGCCCGATGTTCGACGGTGTCCTGCTGGTCGTCGGGGGCGGCATGTCCACCGACAAGGAAATCAAGCAGGTCGAACACCGTCTGGGCGAAGACACCCCCTTGCTCGGCATGGTGCTGAACAAGGCCGAAGGCAGCTCGGTCAAGAAATACAATTACTGA